One region of Halohasta litchfieldiae genomic DNA includes:
- a CDS encoding dolichyl-phosphate hexose transferase, which translates to MGTYNEEAAIAKVISDINEITDGKAEVVCVDGSSDRTPEIAREHGARVIEQEPQGYGVAVSAAISAPDRPVVVTTDCDDTYPMEQLPEFLAEINAGADVVSGDRLYHGADAMPAFNRFGNQAFAAIASVLMGTRVHDTTTGMRAYRREVIESIEWTENTGLSAELLIRPLMRGYEIREEPIAYRERAGETKLDPIQGGAAIAKSIVKVCLEERFR; encoded by the coding sequence ATGGGCACCTACAACGAGGAGGCGGCGATTGCGAAAGTCATCTCGGACATTAACGAGATTACAGATGGGAAAGCCGAAGTGGTGTGTGTCGACGGCTCGTCGGACCGGACGCCGGAGATCGCCCGCGAGCACGGGGCCCGCGTGATCGAACAGGAACCACAGGGGTACGGCGTCGCGGTCAGCGCGGCAATCAGCGCGCCGGACCGGCCGGTCGTCGTTACCACCGACTGTGATGATACCTACCCGATGGAGCAGCTGCCGGAGTTCCTCGCCGAAATAAACGCGGGTGCAGATGTCGTCAGCGGTGACCGACTCTACCACGGCGCAGATGCAATGCCGGCGTTCAACCGCTTCGGCAATCAGGCCTTCGCGGCGATTGCGAGCGTGCTGATGGGAACGCGGGTCCACGACACGACGACTGGAATGCGAGCCTACCGCCGCGAAGTGATCGAATCCATCGAGTGGACCGAAAACACCGGGCTGTCGGCCGAACTGCTGATCCGACCGCTAATGAGAGGCTACGAGATTCGTGAGGAGCCGATTGCCTACCGCGAGCGGGCTGGCGAGACGAAACTCGATCCGATTCAGGGCGGCGCGGCGATTGCGAAGTCGATTGTGAAAGTCTGTCTCGAAGAGCGGTTCCGGTAG
- a CDS encoding HalOD1 output domain-containing protein — translation MRNSQSRPIGDDECVSDAVMEAVAAASEQSPMALPPLGDSVDMEFVDQLFVPSTTIRSIRFSYAGHDIVLARDQIRVH, via the coding sequence ATGAGGAACAGTCAGAGTCGACCAATCGGCGACGACGAATGCGTGAGTGATGCCGTGATGGAAGCAGTGGCAGCCGCCTCGGAGCAGTCTCCGATGGCGTTGCCACCGCTCGGTGACTCGGTCGACATGGAGTTCGTAGACCAACTGTTCGTTCCCTCAACGACGATCAGATCGATCCGGTTCAGCTACGCGGGCCACGATATCGTTCTCGCACGGGACCAGATCCGCGTTCATTAG
- a CDS encoding ArnT family glycosyltransferase, translated as MRRLRRRAPLDRQQWLAVAVATLSGAVVFFIASVVFPYHSVNHDEGVYLMQAAMLLEGQLELFAGDLSEAFRPWFFVEDGGRLYSKYGPVPSALFAVSMALFGEPRVTLAVIAAGSTLFVSVLGSMAFDRRVGVVAGLVFAAAPMTLFTSSVFLPYAPTTFLNLAFAVGYLHGVRTGSTRSAAAAGIAVGLAFFARPYTAVLFAAPFILHAVWTIGRSLRRDGLSVGRRPNGSVRHRLHSLPDPVRRNALTALGGLAFVGVTLAYNLRITGSPLVFPYQAFAPLDGPGFGYREILDHSVEYTPALAIEANSYALQYLGTRWFTGGLLGTAAAVVGLVVAIRRWRWSAGRVDPTVGLLLAGLFVSVPLGNIPFWGNYNMLATLSDPTTGLVAHFGPFYYFDLLAPLSVFGAFGFVTGWRAIRGSHFVDRLAARFSARTARRLTLAVLVASVLVVGGANATLLGDPLEENIGPTEKYEVAYEPIEETEFDNALVFIPDPYGPWQNHPFQSLRNDPGLDGEVVYALDRDPAGDFEVLDAYPNRTTYRYDYRGEWTPNPNDYITPKLEPLDVRRGDSLAGETTVGIPNRISRATVRLETDREATSYDLTTPTDNITVDWRLTPNATRLETVTTTNQTTSTERTLSSNTTAISVDDTDEIRLLVTLFAPDGSSFTYRQEAAVRSTDGGSIEAVWPPERTVCTLVTRCGSEGTYLPDSSDAHSSWVDFETQLEATA; from the coding sequence TTGCGCCGACTACGTCGACGTGCGCCCCTCGACCGCCAACAGTGGCTTGCGGTCGCCGTCGCCACCCTGTCGGGCGCTGTCGTCTTTTTCATCGCGTCTGTCGTTTTCCCATACCATTCGGTCAACCACGACGAAGGCGTCTATCTCATGCAGGCCGCGATGCTGCTTGAGGGCCAACTCGAACTGTTTGCTGGCGACCTCAGTGAGGCGTTCCGGCCCTGGTTTTTCGTCGAGGACGGCGGTCGACTCTACTCGAAGTACGGGCCGGTGCCGTCGGCGCTGTTCGCGGTGTCGATGGCGCTGTTCGGCGAGCCACGCGTGACGCTGGCAGTGATTGCTGCCGGGAGTACGCTGTTCGTCTCAGTGCTCGGCTCGATGGCCTTCGACCGGCGAGTCGGCGTGGTTGCCGGGCTCGTCTTTGCGGCCGCGCCGATGACGTTGTTTACCTCGTCGGTGTTTTTGCCCTACGCGCCGACCACGTTCCTGAATCTCGCCTTTGCGGTCGGCTATCTCCACGGCGTCCGAACCGGCTCGACGCGAAGCGCGGCGGCCGCAGGAATCGCTGTCGGGCTCGCGTTTTTCGCCCGACCGTACACGGCCGTGCTATTCGCTGCCCCTTTTATACTGCACGCGGTGTGGACTATCGGTCGGTCGCTGCGCCGGGATGGGTTGTCGGTCGGTCGACGACCCAATGGATCGGTTCGGCACCGACTGCACTCGCTTCCCGATCCGGTTCGGCGCAACGCACTCACCGCGCTGGGTGGGCTCGCCTTCGTCGGCGTGACGCTGGCGTACAATCTCCGGATCACCGGCTCGCCGCTGGTGTTTCCGTATCAGGCGTTCGCGCCGCTGGACGGTCCGGGATTCGGCTATCGCGAAATCCTCGACCACTCGGTTGAGTACACCCCTGCCCTCGCCATCGAGGCCAACAGCTACGCGCTCCAGTATCTCGGCACCCGCTGGTTCACTGGGGGGCTGCTCGGGACGGCCGCAGCGGTCGTCGGCCTTGTGGTTGCCATCCGTCGATGGCGGTGGTCGGCCGGTCGCGTCGACCCGACCGTAGGGCTCCTCCTCGCCGGGCTGTTTGTCTCGGTGCCGCTCGGCAACATTCCCTTCTGGGGGAACTACAACATGCTGGCGACGCTGAGCGATCCAACCACCGGCCTCGTGGCCCATTTCGGCCCGTTCTACTACTTTGACCTGCTGGCTCCGCTGTCGGTGTTCGGGGCGTTTGGCTTCGTGACTGGCTGGCGTGCCATCCGCGGGAGTCACTTCGTCGACCGCCTCGCGGCCCGCTTTTCGGCTCGAACCGCGCGTCGACTGACCCTTGCTGTGCTTGTCGCCAGCGTCCTCGTGGTCGGCGGCGCGAACGCAACCCTACTCGGCGACCCCTTGGAGGAAAACATCGGTCCCACTGAAAAGTACGAGGTCGCCTACGAACCCATCGAGGAGACCGAGTTCGACAACGCGCTCGTGTTCATTCCCGATCCCTACGGCCCGTGGCAGAATCATCCGTTCCAGTCGCTTCGGAATGACCCCGGCCTCGACGGCGAGGTGGTGTACGCGCTGGACCGCGATCCGGCGGGTGATTTCGAGGTGCTTGATGCCTATCCCAACCGAACCACCTACCGCTACGACTACCGCGGCGAGTGGACACCGAACCCCAACGATTACATCACGCCAAAACTCGAACCGCTCGACGTCCGGCGTGGCGACTCGCTGGCCGGCGAGACGACTGTCGGTATCCCCAACCGCATCAGTCGGGCCACCGTTCGACTCGAAACCGACCGCGAAGCCACCAGCTACGATCTCACCACGCCAACCGACAACATCACCGTCGACTGGAGGCTCACGCCCAACGCAACCCGTCTTGAGACCGTCACAACCACCAATCAGACGACGTCGACCGAGCGGACGCTCTCGTCAAACACGACCGCGATTTCGGTCGACGACACCGACGAGATTCGACTACTTGTGACGCTGTTCGCTCCCGATGGCTCGTCGTTCACCTATCGACAGGAAGCGGCGGTTCGGTCGACTGACGGTGGCAGTATCGAAGCCGTCTGGCCGCCGGAACGAACCGTCTGCACGCTCGTCACGCGGTGTGGCAGCGAGGGGACGTATCTCCCCGACAGTTCCGATGCCCACTCGTCGTGGGTCGACTTCGAGACGCAACTCGAAGCGACGGCCTGA